Proteins encoded in a region of the Elizabethkingia bruuniana genome:
- a CDS encoding DoxX family membrane protein: MKVRQNIAVFLLRITLAAGFLSAVSSRLNLWGAQSSGWSKFVRYTAEVNSFLPHSWIPSLAVLSTFAESSIGILLLIGYRVRKTALCAAILTVLFGIAMSISFGCKEPLDYSVFVFSAGAFLLSTFSSYLWSLDQLLHL, from the coding sequence ATGAAAGTGAGACAAAACATCGCTGTTTTTCTGTTAAGAATAACACTTGCAGCCGGATTTTTATCTGCTGTATCCAGCAGGTTAAACCTTTGGGGAGCACAGTCTTCGGGCTGGAGCAAATTTGTCCGATATACAGCTGAAGTAAATTCTTTTTTACCTCATTCATGGATTCCATCCCTTGCAGTACTATCTACTTTTGCAGAATCTTCCATTGGGATCTTACTTCTTATAGGTTATCGGGTACGTAAAACTGCTTTATGTGCTGCTATTCTCACTGTTTTATTTGGCATTGCGATGAGTATTTCTTTTGGCTGTAAAGAGCCATTGGACTATTCTGTTTTTGTATTCAGTGCCGGGGCATTTTTACTGAGTACTTTTTCGTCTTACTTATGGTCTTTGGATCAGCTTTTACATCTATAA
- a CDS encoding cupin domain-containing protein: MNTNIYDYIVKTEQKEWQPLIEKGIHYKGIFVKSLKFDLEKNRSTTILLKFEPGASYPYHNHPAGEELFIMEGKATIAGAELEKGDYLYTPPNFKHSVKSENGCMIMFVVPEEVEIL, translated from the coding sequence ATGAACACAAACATCTATGACTACATTGTAAAGACAGAACAGAAAGAATGGCAGCCTTTAATTGAGAAAGGAATCCATTATAAAGGTATTTTTGTGAAATCTTTAAAATTTGATTTGGAGAAAAACCGCTCTACAACAATCCTTTTAAAGTTTGAGCCAGGAGCGAGTTATCCCTATCATAATCATCCCGCAGGCGAAGAACTCTTTATAATGGAAGGAAAAGCGACTATAGCAGGGGCTGAGCTGGAAAAAGGAGATTACTTGTACACTCCGCCTAATTTCAAACATTCTGTAAAGTCAGAAAATGGTTGTATGATTATGTTTGTAGTTCCGGAAGAAGTGGAAATCCTTTAA
- a CDS encoding aspartate kinase, which translates to MKVLKFGGTSVGSPERIEQLLPIIRSQAADKHLVVLSAVSGTTNDLVTLSELYAKKEDKAAQKHIDILYDKYKKFVKELFRTEPGTLEALAFIDNVFQLLYKFDSTNFTTTEERIILAQGEIISTTLFHLHLKEKGISSVLLSALDFMLIDKEGEPDVEYIREHATSEMAKFSDEKLFITQGYICRNAQGEIDNLRRGGSDYTASLLGAALQVEEIQIWTDIDGFHNNDPRYVPNTKPIAHLNFDEAAELSYFGAKILHPQSVFPARKYNVPVRLLDTMNLSASGTLISGETKNLNQIVAIAAKDNITAIRIQSSRMLMAYGFLRKIFEVFEVHKTPIDMITTSEVAVSLTIDQTEFLPEIIKKLESFGTVDIDNEQSIICIVGDFKKNNHGLATIVSEAVKHIPVRMISYGGSENNISLLVPTSYKIEALRSLHNRLF; encoded by the coding sequence ATGAAAGTATTGAAATTTGGAGGGACATCAGTAGGAAGCCCGGAAAGAATTGAACAACTATTACCCATTATCAGATCTCAGGCTGCAGATAAACATCTGGTTGTATTATCTGCTGTTTCCGGAACCACAAACGATCTCGTTACATTATCCGAGCTATATGCCAAAAAAGAAGATAAAGCTGCTCAAAAGCATATTGATATACTTTACGATAAATATAAAAAGTTTGTAAAAGAACTATTCAGAACAGAACCGGGGACTTTAGAAGCATTGGCTTTTATTGACAATGTATTTCAGTTACTGTATAAGTTTGACAGTACAAATTTCACCACTACAGAAGAGCGTATTATCTTAGCTCAGGGCGAGATTATTTCCACAACCTTATTTCATCTGCATTTAAAAGAAAAAGGTATTTCTTCAGTATTATTATCGGCATTGGACTTTATGCTTATTGATAAAGAAGGTGAACCTGATGTAGAATACATAAGAGAACATGCCACCAGTGAAATGGCAAAATTCTCTGATGAAAAATTATTTATTACTCAGGGATATATTTGCCGAAATGCACAGGGTGAAATTGATAATTTGAGAAGAGGAGGCTCAGACTATACAGCATCCCTATTAGGCGCTGCACTACAGGTGGAAGAAATTCAGATCTGGACTGATATTGACGGATTTCATAATAATGACCCTCGTTATGTACCAAACACAAAACCTATTGCCCATCTAAATTTTGATGAAGCTGCCGAGCTTTCTTATTTCGGAGCAAAGATTCTGCATCCACAAAGTGTTTTTCCAGCAAGAAAATATAATGTACCTGTTCGGTTATTGGACACCATGAATCTTAGTGCATCAGGAACTTTGATTTCGGGAGAAACAAAAAATCTAAATCAAATTGTAGCTATTGCTGCCAAAGATAATATTACTGCAATTCGTATTCAGTCTTCCAGAATGTTAATGGCTTATGGGTTTTTGAGGAAGATTTTTGAGGTTTTTGAAGTGCATAAAACTCCAATTGATATGATTACGACCTCCGAGGTAGCAGTTTCTCTGACAATTGACCAAACCGAATTTCTTCCGGAAATAATAAAAAAATTAGAATCTTTCGGAACTGTAGACATTGATAATGAACAGTCTATCATTTGTATTGTTGGTGATTTCAAAAAAAATAATCATGGACTGGCAACTATAGTTTCTGAAGCTGTAAAGCATATTCCGGTACGAATGATCTCTTATGGCGGGAGTGAAAATAATATTTCATTATTGGTTCCAACCAGTTATAAAATTGAAGCGTTAAGATCACTGCATAACAGATTATTCTAA
- a CDS encoding fibronectin type III-like domain-contianing protein, with protein sequence MIEILVKEHKVLDEKMNWIVEKGTYRIMIGNSSKNLPKTKYRNRVEALIYLLVK encoded by the coding sequence ATGATAGAAATTTTGGTTAAAGAACATAAAGTTCTGGATGAGAAAATGAACTGGATTGTAGAAAAAGGAACTTACAGAATTATGATCGGAAATTCATCTAAGAACCTACCTAAAACAAAATATAGAAATAGAGTAGAGGCTCTTATATATCTACTTGTAAAATAG
- a CDS encoding LytTR family DNA-binding domain-containing protein, protein MKKINPSIKHHLLVGIFIAMWLFFFAFLIRPFDDGSISFKNWIFISSGFSIISFLCYGLLAIIQQKVYYRISKWNIGLEIASLVFFQSLFLFSTFAYYKSPILNGGFDFLNFVQTISLKSAFISTPIIVLARIYLTRLIPLEDESIIIRGENKLDVLKIKKDNLVCVSNSQNYVDIFFIDDNLLKTKVIRSTLKKVQYDFDFLIQIHRSHLINPSHFKAWKDQNTIFVTQMELPVSKSYKDSLMSL, encoded by the coding sequence ATGAAAAAGATAAATCCATCGATTAAACATCATTTATTGGTGGGGATTTTTATCGCTATGTGGCTATTCTTTTTCGCATTCTTAATAAGACCTTTTGATGATGGAAGTATAAGCTTCAAAAATTGGATATTTATAAGTTCTGGATTTAGTATAATTTCATTTTTATGTTATGGATTACTTGCCATAATTCAACAAAAAGTTTATTATAGAATTTCTAAATGGAATATTGGGCTGGAAATTGCTAGTCTTGTGTTTTTCCAATCACTTTTTTTGTTTAGCACTTTTGCTTATTATAAATCTCCTATTTTAAACGGTGGATTTGATTTTTTAAATTTTGTGCAAACAATCAGTCTGAAATCAGCTTTTATATCAACTCCGATAATAGTTTTAGCAAGAATATATCTAACAAGATTAATTCCTTTAGAGGATGAAAGCATTATTATTAGAGGAGAAAATAAATTAGATGTTTTAAAAATAAAAAAAGACAATTTAGTCTGTGTATCAAATTCTCAGAATTATGTTGATATATTCTTTATAGATGACAACCTGCTAAAAACAAAAGTGATTCGTAGTACATTAAAAAAGGTTCAATATGATTTTGATTTTTTAATCCAAATACATCGTTCGCATTTAATAAATCCATCTCATTTTAAAGCTTGGAAAGATCAAAATACGATTTTCGTTACACAAATGGAACTACCCGTTTCCAAAAGCTATAAGGATAGTTTAATGTCACTATAA
- a CDS encoding amidohydrolase family protein, with amino-acid sequence MKKKWLRRTLYTIILLFGLLCITFIWADNELNKILGKSTEVINIDRFVKSNKIVQIRNANILSEDCSYFIRNKDVILKEGKIVQIGTNLLLNSNNMIIDGTSKYLIPGLIDSHAHLRESKNDLFLYLVNGVTYIREMAGNPMILDWRKEINKNGIGPRLYVASPPIYSESGLMGYYYAWTRQSIDYSNKNGAQKAIKKIKQDGYDAIKMYGFVNPETFKATIEIAKENHIPVIGHIPLVSLDIFYSSGQIEIAHIEEITKKTIDDFGKSIAKNPEEYINFLKLRSNQIAKKLKENNISVTSTVWLCESFMEQRFDLKSKLKEVELKYVNPKIIEGTPIHKLGWLPGKNAYEYDGKNNPEARRRSFTYWKTYAEAIHIMVKALIDNKVTLIAGTDSSVATVVAGFSLHDELESLTKSGMTNTQALYSATVAPSNWMKSSTGKIKVGYNADLVLLSKNPLDNIKNTKTIENVFFGAHMINKTQIKDILKSIERANNKNRSVKIDEYLIEK; translated from the coding sequence ATGAAAAAAAAATGGCTGCGAAGAACTTTATACACTATTATACTATTGTTTGGACTACTTTGTATCACTTTTATTTGGGCGGATAATGAATTAAATAAAATATTAGGTAAGTCTACTGAGGTTATAAATATTGACAGGTTTGTTAAGTCAAATAAAATAGTCCAGATAAGAAATGCCAATATTCTTTCTGAGGATTGCAGTTACTTTATAAGAAATAAAGATGTAATTCTTAAAGAAGGTAAAATTGTTCAAATAGGTACAAATTTATTATTGAATAGTAATAATATGATCATTGATGGTACGAGTAAATACTTAATTCCGGGGCTTATAGATAGCCATGCGCATTTAAGGGAAAGCAAAAACGATCTGTTTTTATATTTAGTAAATGGTGTTACTTATATCAGAGAGATGGCTGGCAATCCTATGATATTAGATTGGAGGAAAGAAATCAATAAAAATGGAATAGGTCCTCGACTTTATGTAGCATCTCCTCCTATATATAGTGAGAGTGGATTAATGGGGTATTATTATGCTTGGACAAGACAATCTATCGATTATTCTAATAAAAATGGTGCCCAAAAAGCCATAAAGAAAATAAAACAAGATGGTTATGATGCTATTAAAATGTATGGTTTTGTAAATCCTGAAACATTTAAGGCCACCATTGAAATAGCAAAAGAAAACCACATTCCGGTTATTGGTCATATCCCTTTAGTTAGTTTAGATATTTTTTATTCTTCAGGTCAAATTGAGATTGCTCACATAGAAGAAATTACTAAAAAAACTATTGATGATTTTGGAAAGTCAATTGCAAAAAATCCTGAAGAATACATTAATTTTTTAAAATTGCGTTCTAATCAGATTGCTAAGAAATTAAAAGAAAATAATATCAGTGTCACTTCAACAGTTTGGTTATGTGAAAGTTTTATGGAACAAAGATTTGACCTTAAATCTAAACTTAAAGAAGTAGAATTAAAATATGTGAATCCAAAAATTATTGAAGGTACCCCAATTCATAAATTGGGTTGGTTGCCGGGTAAAAATGCTTATGAATATGATGGGAAAAATAATCCTGAAGCAAGAAGGCGTTCATTTACCTATTGGAAAACTTATGCAGAAGCGATACATATAATGGTAAAAGCTTTGATCGATAACAAAGTTACATTGATAGCAGGAACGGATTCAAGTGTGGCTACTGTTGTAGCAGGATTTTCTTTACATGATGAATTAGAATCATTAACTAAATCCGGGATGACAAATACTCAAGCTCTCTATTCTGCAACTGTCGCACCAAGTAATTGGATGAAAAGCAGTACTGGCAAAATAAAAGTTGGATACAATGCAGATTTAGTACTTCTGTCAAAAAATCCTTTGGATAATATTAAAAATACAAAAACAATAGAAAATGTTTTTTTTGGAGCGCATATGATAAATAAAACTCAGATAAAGGATATTCTAAAGTCTATTGAGAGGGCAAATAATAAAAACAGGTCAGTAAAAATTGACGAATATCTTATTGAAAAATAG
- a CDS encoding bacteriocin-like protein, protein MKNLKKINRSELKSLLGGGNGPITCPSGYKRSLCMQPEDPGCEPKCEKA, encoded by the coding sequence ATGAAAAATTTAAAGAAAATCAATAGAAGCGAATTAAAATCTTTATTAGGTGGAGGTAACGGACCAATAACATGCCCAAGTGGATATAAACGTTCCTTATGTATGCAACCTGAAGATCCAGGATGTGAGCCTAAATGTGAAAAAGCATAA
- a CDS encoding glycosyltransferase, with amino-acid sequence MQNNILTGQSENLYKNTIYYKNKYLPKVAFISTFPPKVCGIATYSQDLINMLRIQFPTSFQVSVFPLESKQEHYHYQEEVSYILKTYDSDSYIELANRINKDPQIQLIILQHEFGFFTDTSIGLSAFLRILEKEVIVTFHTVLPRPDKNLKDKVREIVNLSACVIVMTGISSQILIHAYGILPEKIKVIPHGTHLLAYNDKISLKSKYHLTHKKVLSTFGLLGPGKNIETTLKALPKIILQHPDIIFLIIGKTHPMIIKTHGEEYRNYLKDLIKKLDIEDHVMFINEYLPLGELLEYLQLTDVYLFTSKDRNQVVSGTFSYAISSGCPIVSTPIPHALEVLKDGSGLIIDFESPLQLGLAVNTILKDKTIQEKLRTKALEKMAPTAWENSSLLHAHLFQAYGKGEIELHYTLPVINLEHFRHLTTDFAMLQFSILNRPDMDSGYTLDDNARAMIAMCQHYLYSNDPADLKLITVYLNFIDFCQMHDGSFLNYVDKERKFTSQNYKSNLEDSNGRAIWALGYLISQKENLPEELSVRTEKILQKSILYISRIKSPRAIAFIIKGLYYQKSIRNIPVIKKLANQLVKLYRKEAKDSNWQWFERYLTYANSVLPEALLYAWRATGNEKYKHIAFESFHFLLSKIIIGPNIKVISNKGWLHKQNKNTSNGGEQPIDIAYTILALSAFYMVSDNPKYLHLMQNAMNWFLGQNHLNQIIYNPATGGCYDGLEEYNVNLNQGAESTVSYLMARLCLEKVKQNI; translated from the coding sequence ATGCAAAATAATATTCTGACAGGGCAATCCGAAAATTTATATAAAAACACAATATATTATAAAAATAAATATCTGCCTAAGGTTGCCTTTATTAGTACTTTTCCGCCAAAAGTATGTGGTATTGCCACATACTCACAAGACCTGATCAACATGCTCAGGATTCAATTCCCAACTTCTTTTCAAGTCTCTGTCTTTCCTTTGGAATCTAAACAGGAACATTATCATTATCAGGAAGAAGTTTCCTATATCCTAAAAACATACGATTCGGATTCTTATATAGAACTGGCCAATAGAATAAATAAAGATCCCCAAATTCAGCTTATTATTTTGCAACATGAATTTGGTTTCTTTACTGACACCAGTATCGGATTATCTGCTTTTCTTAGGATTTTAGAAAAAGAAGTGATTGTTACTTTTCATACCGTTCTGCCAAGACCAGATAAAAATTTAAAAGATAAAGTACGGGAGATTGTTAATCTTTCGGCTTGTGTTATTGTTATGACAGGTATTTCTTCTCAAATTTTGATTCATGCCTATGGAATTCTACCAGAAAAAATCAAAGTAATTCCACATGGCACTCATTTATTAGCCTATAATGATAAAATTTCACTAAAATCAAAATACCACCTTACCCATAAAAAGGTACTCTCTACATTTGGCCTTCTGGGACCCGGAAAAAATATTGAAACGACATTAAAGGCACTCCCAAAAATTATCTTGCAACATCCCGATATTATATTTCTGATTATAGGTAAAACACACCCTATGATTATTAAAACTCATGGTGAAGAATACAGAAATTATCTAAAAGATCTTATTAAAAAGCTTGATATTGAAGATCATGTAATGTTTATCAATGAATATTTGCCCCTTGGAGAATTATTAGAATATCTTCAGTTAACCGATGTATATCTTTTCACTTCTAAAGACCGAAATCAGGTTGTAAGCGGCACTTTCTCCTATGCCATCAGTTCCGGATGTCCCATTGTTTCTACTCCTATTCCTCACGCACTAGAAGTATTGAAAGATGGCAGTGGTCTTATTATAGATTTTGAATCTCCTCTACAACTAGGATTGGCAGTAAACACTATACTGAAAGATAAAACCATACAGGAAAAATTGAGAACCAAAGCTTTAGAGAAAATGGCACCAACAGCCTGGGAGAATTCTTCTCTTCTTCATGCACATTTATTTCAGGCATACGGAAAAGGAGAAATAGAACTTCATTATACTTTACCTGTGATTAATCTTGAACATTTTCGGCATTTAACTACAGATTTTGCCATGCTTCAGTTCTCTATACTTAACCGTCCCGATATGGATTCCGGATATACGCTGGATGATAACGCCAGGGCTATGATCGCCATGTGCCAGCACTATCTGTACAGTAACGATCCCGCTGATCTGAAATTAATAACTGTTTATTTAAATTTTATTGATTTCTGCCAAATGCATGATGGCAGCTTTCTTAATTATGTAGATAAAGAAAGAAAGTTCACCTCTCAGAATTATAAATCCAATCTTGAAGATTCTAACGGAAGAGCGATTTGGGCTTTAGGTTACCTTATTTCTCAGAAAGAAAATTTGCCTGAAGAACTTTCTGTTCGGACAGAGAAAATATTACAAAAAAGTATTCTCTATATCAGTAGAATTAAATCTCCAAGGGCTATCGCATTTATTATAAAAGGTTTATACTACCAAAAATCGATTCGCAATATACCTGTTATAAAAAAATTAGCCAATCAATTGGTTAAATTATACCGAAAAGAAGCTAAAGACAGTAATTGGCAATGGTTTGAGCGCTATTTAACCTACGCCAACAGTGTTCTGCCGGAGGCTTTACTATATGCATGGCGAGCCACCGGAAACGAGAAGTATAAACACATCGCTTTTGAATCTTTTCACTTTCTTTTATCAAAAATTATTATAGGTCCGAATATCAAAGTGATTTCAAACAAGGGCTGGCTTCATAAACAAAATAAAAATACCTCCAATGGAGGTGAGCAACCGATAGATATAGCCTATACTATTTTAGCGTTATCTGCATTCTATATGGTTTCTGATAATCCGAAATATCTTCATTTGATGCAGAATGCCATGAATTGGTTTCTGGGACAAAACCATCTGAATCAAATTATTTACAATCCTGCTACAGGAGGTTGTTACGATGGTCTTGAGGAGTATAATGTCAATCTCAATCAAGGGGCAGAATCTACTGTCAGTTATCTTATGGCAAGACTTTGTTTGGAGAAGGTAAAGCAAAACATTTAA
- a CDS encoding pesticidal protein Cry7Aa — MKSLKIKKEGILLKKTDYSFENEGVLNPAVIKDNKIIHLFYRAVAKGNFSSIGYCQLSDPLHIENRKDVPALVPEYDYEKQGMEDPRLVKIDNLFYLTYTAYDGINALGALATSTDLKTWKKAGIIVPRITYEEFKHLSEDKDNLHDKYIRYNHFQISHQTNSDNVYLWSKNLVFFPRRINGNLYFLHRIRPDIQMVTGIKNIKALTLDFWKDYFLHFKDHIVLSPVYAHETSYIGSGCPPIETPEGWLIIYHGVYDSIEGYVYTACAAMLDLEDPKKEIARLPYPLFQPEKKWELKGEVNNVCFPTGALVENDTLYIYYGAADQRIAVVSVKLSELIKELLQYSSL, encoded by the coding sequence ATGAAAAGCCTAAAGATAAAAAAAGAAGGAATTCTTTTGAAGAAAACTGATTACAGTTTTGAAAATGAAGGTGTTCTAAATCCTGCTGTAATAAAGGATAATAAAATAATACATCTATTTTACCGCGCTGTGGCTAAAGGAAATTTTTCAAGCATCGGGTACTGTCAATTGTCTGATCCCCTTCATATAGAAAATCGAAAAGATGTTCCTGCTTTGGTACCTGAATATGATTATGAAAAGCAAGGAATGGAAGATCCACGTCTGGTAAAGATTGACAATCTGTTTTACCTTACCTATACCGCTTACGATGGTATTAATGCTCTTGGAGCCTTAGCCACTTCAACAGATTTGAAAACATGGAAAAAAGCAGGCATTATTGTTCCCAGGATTACATATGAAGAGTTTAAACATCTCTCGGAAGATAAAGATAATCTTCATGATAAATATATCCGCTATAATCATTTCCAAATCAGCCATCAAACCAATAGTGACAACGTTTATCTATGGAGCAAAAATCTTGTGTTTTTCCCCAGAAGAATTAATGGAAACCTCTATTTTCTTCACCGGATAAGACCAGATATTCAGATGGTTACTGGTATTAAAAATATAAAGGCATTGACTCTGGATTTTTGGAAAGATTATTTTCTTCATTTCAAAGACCATATTGTACTGTCTCCTGTATATGCACATGAAACGAGCTATATCGGAAGCGGCTGCCCACCTATAGAAACTCCCGAAGGCTGGCTTATTATTTATCATGGTGTATATGATTCCATAGAAGGTTATGTATATACAGCATGTGCCGCTATGCTGGACTTGGAAGATCCAAAGAAGGAAATTGCAAGACTTCCGTATCCCCTCTTTCAACCGGAAAAAAAATGGGAACTAAAAGGGGAAGTCAACAATGTTTGCTTTCCAACAGGAGCCCTCGTAGAGAATGACACGCTGTATATCTATTACGGAGCAGCAGACCAGCGCATTGCAGTTGTCTCTGTTAAGCTATCAGAGCTCATAAAAGAACTCCTGCAATATTCTTCATTATAA